In Arachis hypogaea cultivar Tifrunner chromosome 2, arahy.Tifrunner.gnm2.J5K5, whole genome shotgun sequence, a genomic segment contains:
- the LOC112735550 gene encoding hydroquinone glucosyltransferase — MNMELEMEMKKKTCIAMVPCPGHGHLIPLLEFAKRFLLHHRDDFHVTFLIPTLGPPSPSTIAIINTLPSNIDFTFLPPVNVQDLHIQTDHPVPQMVLTVRHTLPSLKDALASLSSRTNLVALVLDVFSLEALHLAKELNISSYLAFASGAATLSFTFSFPKFDKSFSSEFESQPEFLDLERTMDVPGCDYASFKVKDLPDPVLFLRSGEIYTLFLSVCQKASLVDGIIVNTFNDLEPEAMRALHNGSSSRSVYAIGPIVAQPNQNQDEKIDECVAWLNHQPSKSVLYICFGSGGTLSQEQVNEIAFGLELSGHKFLWVVRVPNKIPNSGYVIGQKEDPIQYLPPGFVERTKEQGLVVPSWAPQIEILAHGSTGGFLSHCGWNSTLESIVHGVPMIAWPLFAEQRMNAILLTDVLRVAVRPQGEEDGVVNREEIAKVVKRIMDHGNEEGLEMRKRTQELSYAAAAALSENGSSTKALSSLAHELLNKNL, encoded by the coding sequence ATGAATATGGAGTTGGAGAtggagatgaagaagaaaacatGCATTGCTATGGTTCCATGCCCAGGACATGGCCATCTCATACCACTTCTTGAATTTGCAAAGcgttttcttcttcatcacagagatGATTTCCATGTCACCTTCCTTATTCCCACTCTTGgtcctccttctccttccacCATCGCCATCATCAACACTCTCCCTTCAAACATTGACTTCACTTTTCTCCCTCCGGTCAACGTTCAAGACCTTCATATTCAGACCGACCACCCCGTTCCCCAGATGGTCCTCACCGTTCGCCACACTCTCCCCTCTCTCAAAGACGCATTAGCTTCATTGAGTTCTCGAACTAACCTTGTTGCTTTAGTTCTTGACGTGTTCTCCCTCGAAGCACTTCATCTTGCTAAAGAGTTGAACATCTCTTCCTACCTTGCATTTGCCTCTGGCGCTGCAACACTGTCCTTTACTTTTTCCTTTCCAAAGTTTGATAAAAGCTTCTCCTCCGAATTCGAATCCCAACCCGAGTTTCTTGACTTAGAACGAACAATGGATGTTCCTGGTTGTGATTATGCATCTTTCAAGGTGAAGGATCTTCCAGATCCGGTTCTGTTTCTTCGATCAGGTGAAATCTACACACTATTTCTCAGTGTATGCCAGAAAGCCTCCTTGGTTGATGGAATCATAGTGAATACCTTCAATGATTTAGAACCAGAGGCCATGAGAGCTTTACACAACGGTTCTTCTTCTCGTTCTGTTTATGCGATTGGACCCATCGTTGCTCAACCTAATCAAAACCAAGATGAGAAGATTGATGAATGTGTTGCATGGTTGAACCATCAGCCATCCAAATCTGTGTTGTATATATGTTTCGGAAGTGGTGGAACACTCTCTCAGGAGCAAGTGAATGAGATAGCATTTGGATTGGAATTGAGTGGACACAAATTCTTGTGGGTAGTGAGAGTCCCAAACAAGATTCCGAATTCCGGTTATGTTATTGGACAAAAGGAGGATCCAATTCAATACTTGCCACCGGGTTTTGTGGAGAGAACGAAAGAACAAGGCCTAGTGGTTCCATCATGGGCACCACAAATTGAGATCCTTGCTCATGGCTCCACTGGTGGGTTCTTGAGTCATTGTGGTTGGAACTCAACGCTTGAGAGCATTGTTCATGGTGTTCCCATGATTGCATGGCCATTGTTTGCTGAGCAGAGAATGAATGCAATTCTGCTCACGGATGTGCTTAGAGTTGCAGTGAGGCCACAGGGTGAAGAGGACGGGGTTGTGAACAGAGAAGAAATTGCCAAAGTTGTGAAGAGAATCATGGACCACGGTAATGAAGAAGGGTTGGAAATGAGAAAGAGGACTCAAGAGTTGAGttatgctgctgctgctgcacTCAGTGAAAATGGCTCTTCTACCAAGGCACTCTCTAGTCTTGCACATGAATTGCTGAACAAGAACCTTTAA
- the LOC140176504 gene encoding zinc finger BED domain-containing protein RICESLEEPER 1-like: MGLAAVLDPRYKMVGVEFQFKKMYPDPTECSKQVDRIHQLCNELVNEYTQQMSFDVSHVSVGVGTKEVDERGNANLFEGDDYMVYLKRRNMTRSSYVNIEFNHYLEEKIHPPNDPNFNVSKWWKNNRMKVKVPAKTAKDIYAIPVSIITSESAFSTSGRVISPHRAKLKQDIIEALMCG; encoded by the coding sequence ATGGGTCTTGCTGCTGTTTTAGACCCTAGGTACAAGATGGTTGGGGTTgagtttcaatttaaaaaaatgtatccAGATCCAACAGAATGCTCCAAGCAAGTTGATAGAATTCATCAGTTGTGTAATGAGTTGGTTAATGAATACACtcaacaaatgagttttgatgtGTCACATGTCAGTGTTGGTGTTGGTACAAAAGAAGTTGATGAAAGGGGAAATGCAAATCTATTtgagggtgatgattatatggtGTATCTTAAAAGAAGAAATATGACAAGGAGTTCATATGTGAATATTGAGTTTAATCATTATCTTGAGGAGAAAATTCATCCTCCAAATGATCCTAACTTTAATGTTTCGAAATGGTGGAAGAACAATCGGATGAAAGTTAAAGTTCCTGCAAAAACAGCTAAGGATATATATGCTATTCCGGTGTCCATTATTACCTCTGAATCTGCTTTTAGTACAAGTGGTCGTGTAATTTCTCCTCATCGCGCAAAGCTCAAACAAGACATAATTGAAGCCTTGATGTGTGGCTAA
- the LOC112721153 gene encoding serine/threonine-protein phosphatase 7 long form homolog produces MGTRGFGYSCHSYLIDFERYIEGGCPAWAWFEELLGVFPLVKCIDKFAVRCSWFQDTFRELPDGTDEAIVRWYARAYIMILLGTQLFGDKSDTRIHIRWLPYVARLEDMGGYSWKSAALSWLYLCLCHVMNRNVVKFVRSLQLLQSWIFWRFSGFRPAGYDMFGWPLASRWSGHNPTVSEKGPRVASWRLMIDLLQDGNVVHPEILEPRHTMLWRSVTTLIYFAVIEWHQVDQMLPQFGGVQSQPRAALDIDFLMSKDGRGGDRWFSYSLQF; encoded by the exons ATGGGTACTCGGGGGTTCGGGTACTCCTGCCACTCCTACCTGATAGATTTTGAGCGATACATCGAGGGTGGTTGCCCAGCTTGGGCGTGGTTTGAGGAGCTGCTGGGTGTTTTTCCTCTTGTGAAATGCATCGACAAGTTCGCAGTGAGATGTAGTTGGTTTCAGGACACTTTCAGAGAGCTTCCTGATGGTACCGATGAGGCCATTGTTAGATGGTATGCCCGGGCCTATATCATGATTCTGTTGGGGACTCAACTATTTGGCGACAAGTCCGATACTCGCATTCACATTCGGTGGCTACCATATGTAGCCAGGCTTGAGGACATGGGTGGGTACAGTTGGAAATCAGCTGCTCTGTCATGGTTATACCTGTGCCTGTGCCACGTGATGAACAGAAATGTTGTGAAATTTGTCAGATCATTACAGCTGCTTCAGTCATGGATCTTTTGGCGGTTCTCTGGATTTAGACCCGCTGGATATGATATGTTCGGATGGCCTTTGGCCTCGAG GTGGTCAGGTCACAACCCTACAGTGAGCGAGAAGGGACCTCGAGTTGCGAGTTGGAGGCTCATGATAGATCTCTTACAGGATGGGAAT GTGGTGCATCCAGAGATATTGGAGCCTCGGCATACGATGTTATGGAGGTCTGTGACAACGTTAATATATTTTGCTGTCATAGAGTGGCACCAGGTAGATCAGATGCTACCGCAATTTGGTGGAGTACAGTCTCAACCACGAGCCGCACTAGACATTGATTTCTTGATGTCAAAGGATGGCAGAGGTGGTGATCGGTGGTTCTCATACAGCTTGCAGTTTTAG